From Spirosoma aerolatum, one genomic window encodes:
- a CDS encoding antitoxin Xre/MbcA/ParS toxin-binding domain-containing protein has protein sequence MATSTYQAASLTRSSPFGVIDSSRQGMLRAQVDEVAALVGLTDREMAYALNMTPRNLHRLKAEQRVRVDASERLLLLKNLLVHALDTFEGRKTTVLHWLRTPIRELANQSPLQLLDTVTGFGLADDVLGRLDYGLPA, from the coding sequence ATGGCTACTTCAACTTACCAAGCCGCAAGCCTGACTCGATCCTCACCGTTTGGTGTGATTGACTCATCACGACAGGGTATGCTACGTGCGCAAGTCGATGAAGTCGCGGCTCTGGTCGGACTAACCGATCGGGAAATGGCCTATGCCCTCAATATGACTCCACGTAATCTGCATCGGCTGAAAGCTGAGCAACGTGTACGTGTGGATGCTTCGGAACGGCTTCTGCTCCTCAAGAACCTGTTGGTACATGCGCTAGATACCTTTGAAGGACGAAAAACCACCGTTTTACATTGGTTACGAACCCCCATTCGGGAACTAGCCAATCAATCCCCGCTTCAATTACTGGATACGGTAACCGGCTTTGGGCTGGCGGATGATGTATTAGGACGGTTAGATTATGGCTTACCCGCCTAG